Genomic window (Arctopsyche grandis isolate Sample6627 chromosome 5, ASM5162203v2, whole genome shotgun sequence):
GATAAGTGCACTACgaaatgtttcacttcgcttgcTTAGATTTAGCTCATCTTTTAGAATACTCTCTGTCTATTCTACGTATATATGTCATGAGTTATCCATTTGAACTATTCATTATACTTCTCACAGCTTGGATATTTGCAGAAACTGAAGCCAACCGTCATGTTTGTTATGCATAAAGACTGGTTTTGGTGCATTGTctttataaatatgtgtttgaatttaattaataagaatTTAGTGTTCGAATCAATGCTTGCAGATGCAAAATGTACTGTCGCAAATACCTGATCAAAACAAGTCTCAAAAACTTAACTGAATAATAACCACTTCCACATTTCTGATTGTCTCGATAGACAAATACATTACATACCTCCCGCAGTAGTACCAGTATTTGTGCCAAATGTAGGATACAAAGTATTAGTCGTAGTCGTCGTCCCGAATCCACCAAAAGAAGGGGTAGCAGTCGTTTGCGTCGTGCCGAATGCACCTGAATGGAATGGAGCCGCACCTGAAACGATAGCCGTCAATCAATCCTCACCTCAACCATGTGTTAGTATGCATCGAATTGGTTAATTTCGAACCAGTGGTTGCTGCCGGAGCGGCACCGAAAGCTCCAAAGCCGGTATTGGTGGTGGCTGGTGTGGTGCCGAAGCCTCCGAAGGAAGTGTTAGTGGTGGCTGGCGTTGTGCCGAAGTTTCCAAAGCCGGGGTTGGTAGTTGCAGGCGCCGTGCCGAATCCTCCAAAGGTGCTCGGAGCCGACGACGTGGCTAGCGAGCCGAACGAGAAGGCCGGAGTTCCAAATGCAGCTGTAGGAAAGACACACGAGGCAAATTATGATTAGGAAAATTCTGCGATTTACATTATAACGTCAGCGTAAGCTTTGATACACTTTTAGGTGAATCACTTGTATTTTCACATCCATATTTGGTTTATCATAATAGGATATAATACAAAACCGCAAAGTCGGAAATGAATCGTGGCGAAATATAAATTATGGTGTAATGTTTTGAATGTCAAAAAGGACTTTTCCGTCTCTTTTGTTAGGTACTTATATAAACGaatagttttttgacatttttgcaTATAAATGATTAGAACATTAAGAGTACAATGTTCAAAATGGaagcaataaaattaataatgtacGTAATTATATAACAAGACTGGAATTATTCAAGAAAACTTTACTACTCATTAAGAATTGTTCAGTCATAAGATTTCATATAGAACGTCGATGACTTTCGTGATATTTTACGACAGGGAGATATCGGTCAGACATTATTCGTCTCTTTGCCGTTCTCATTGTTTATAGATATAACAGAAGCTGTAAAAATAATCGCAGAAGATTTCCGACTATAAATCTGCACAAATCTTCAAGCGCCCAAGTGCTTGATGTTTAGAGGAAATAGAAACATGTTATCAGGAATTACGATAGAGTACTTcttatcaaaataatatttgcattcGATGCATAGAGATCTTACAGATAAGCTACCGGATTTTTTTGAAAGATTATTCACCCAGGTGAAAAGTCAAATAAAGTAGATAATGCACATATTTATTTCAACCTTATCAGTAGGGATTGCATTACCGGATTACCGATTTATCGGTAAAtcgttaaaatttcaacaacttaattattttatagcatattaagtacatattcttcttcttcttaatgccttgtccgcatccggacgttggcgaccacctcgtcaattatttgaagatatccgcatcggtatTCAGcagctcggaacagctcttcagTGCTaatttcgaagccaagacaataTCTTCCTTGCAATCCATGTTCTACCTTCTATTTTGCCCACGGTTGTCAaatggagaaattcgtattttggaccccgtatcatgtgtccgaggtactacatctttctccgcttgatgacagaaacaagtttccTGCCTCTCtctatcatgccgaggacagcttcatttgatactTATTTGGTCCATgggcctgtagacccacatctcaaaagcttcgatgcggctgatcatcctggtcttcagagtccgtgtttcacatccatgtagcaacactgtccagacgtagctcttcgtgAATCTCAAACGCGTAAGAAGAATGAGATGCTTATTTGTAAGCGCGATGTGGATttatctgggtccatctcttcatttaaCCAAGTACCCAGGTATTTAAATCTGTTGactctatatataatatgcaggtatatttttgcaataaaatcgatgcaaatgaggtattgtggattaggtagtCTGGGATTTGTTTAtgttcagtattaaatgtccaAAAATGACTAAAACTCATCATTAAAGGCGTTCGATGGATCtttttcaaataacaaaagGACACTCCATTAGTGTTAATTAGTAAAGCAAGAgagcatggtttttctaagataTTTACAATagtgaattattttaaaaagcatCAAACGAATGCTGATCTTTGATCATCATATTTTTGGTTTGTTATATgtcttaaccgtttgcccgcgtcttctatggaagctttgcgcgacaagtctgtagcgcagctgtcttccatagaatttctaaactttgcacgggattttgaaccttatatgcgcctatatcaactgttttaaggttcaaaattggttgaatatattactgagagttgaattcAATCTATTcattttgcttaaaatgaatatatacaagtcaaaattagttttttgtggaaccatacagaaacctcgtttatgtgacgtcacgtctgttgaacaatggcgacgatacgtctcaattgtatgaagaataattatttgacaattaagccaaaactacgagatatattttgtattttattatttaaaataatacttaatgtgttaattaacatatctggttacttgagtaaatattaaaatctgtatttaaggtcgaaagctggattgccaaattcgcgaaaaagatgccgcatacagggcttgttcgctatatttattgccgcgggcaaagggttaaaatgttgccgtttaccggtaaattgcaatccctacttaTCGATGTGAAAGATATTTTCTTCTATTTTCATCGTTCTTGAAAGCCACGAGTACAAAAAGCAAATTGAAACGATTGCGGTGGATATTCAAGTCAaggtcaaaatttaaaaacaacttaCATACAACTCAAGTCGATGGTCCAAAGATgatattttaagttttgaaaCCGAAATAAAGTGAATCCCTtccgtacgtacgtacatacatacatcaaaatttCTTAACGATTTGATAACaaatttacaacaaaaaaaaaatgcgtcaACAAGAAAACGCCAGTTCGCAAAACCCATACGTAAAATCTATTCTAAGGGGAAGTGGTATTCCCGTTGATACCAAAAAGGATGTTTGTGGTTGAACTATTCAAGGAAATACTTCCAACTATATAACGCTACGCATATCACATTACTGATTCATCAAGTCCGTGTAAGCAGCAGAGAGCAGTCGTGTAACGAAATATCATCGGTGAGTGAAACAATTCGGCCTGCCACATTCAATCAATCCATTCCGAAGTATTTTCAACGTTGATTTAATCCAATTTCAGAAAATGGCACCCTACAACCCAAACTACTACGATAGCTACGAAGACGACGCTCAAAAAACAGTCGACGTCGTAACCCGCATAGTCCACCAAGCAGCGCAAGCCGTGACATTTCCGACGAACGGAATCATCGCCACCGACGACTTTGGATCCGTCAACAGTGCTATAGATGCGATATCCGGCAACGGCGGCGACTCGATCCTCAACACGGCGTTCGGAATCCCTACTACCGAAATCATCCGAGAGATAGCCGATTCGAACAGCGTCGACGGGGCGACCACTGAAATCATAGAACAGATCACCAACGGGAATAGCTTTGAACAGGCTACCACTAAAATCATACAAGACATCACCAACGGGAATAGCTTCGAGCAGGCGACCACTGAAGTCATACAAGATATCACCAATTCGAACGGCATCGTGGAGACGACTGATTTTCCCACTCATTTCGGTAAGTTTCAATACGACTAGAAAAGCGTGAAAGGCTTATACGAACCACAAAGAAAAAATCTTCATAGAAAGTTCTCACAAATTCATCCCGCTAACATATTTAAGGCAGTagcgtccatatgggctgcgggctgCAGATCTCCCAGTAtactacatatgcatgctatttttattacttacatacctcctttacgtttcacttacgattacaattcaggaaaaaatttgcctcttatccgatcgttttcatactttgccatattgctcattttggtcatcaatataagtaaatggatcctccgccgttacgatggtgcaaaactATCgtataagacgcgtttgaaatttgaatttctgaaaagtgcctgacgtctatccaatttttagttttaaacatagatggcggtagtaaaataaaattattggtatttttattcaaaataataattgttttcTTTTGAACACCGGTATGGTTTAAGACAATAGTTTGTTAATTTGCATTGGAAATCATTCTTTTGAAGTGTAAACTTCTAGTTTCAGTAGAGAAAAGCATAGCATGAAGTTTAAAGACTTCCACTTAGCATACCAGAACATGCAAAAGTAAGCGTTTCATCTCTTTTGCACTTGAGTGTGAAGCAAGTGGGAAGTGTTTGCCATTTAATGTTATATTCGACATAAAAACAGTTGGTATATGAAAGCCATTTCATACAACACTTGGCAAAAATGAGTCAGAAACGATGATTGAAATGTACTATGCTATGTAAattggatatttatttaatatatgtatgtaattatgttaTAGAAAAGGTGACGAACCACTACTTTTCGTTTGCCGAAGTGGATTTGAAAGATCACGACGGTGATTCGTTGTCGAACAATATGCCGTACATAATTCTGGTGGTGGTTCTGGCCGTGCTGGTTGCGGTCACCGTCATCGCTCTGGTCGTGTACCAGCGGCGAAAGTCTGCAGCCATCACGGATAAGAATCAGAAGGAGGTGGGCGTAGTCGGAACGGCTTTTAACAAGACGGACGACAAACGGGAGGCCCAGACGCCGCAGCAGATAATGTACGGAGAGCATTGATGCGATCTCGGTCGCGTTTGAATAGTTATTCTGTAAACTAGATATGATATTACTGTATGTTATTGTGATTGTATTTAATACTATGTAAgcgttattgaaaaatatatttatttaatcaaaacaacaacatttttttttacttcggcCCCGAATATGCAACACCGAATATATGATCAAACGATCAATTCCTGTACATCGCTGGTCGCCACGCGAGCTATATTTAGGCGTAATTAATTTTTCCAGGATAATAATCCTATtggcctatttttttctatagttgcagttgacaggggttttcaatataaaatatgatatgtatCATAACCACTTAACgagtttaaccgtttgcccgcggccgtcttctatggaagctttgcgcggctgtcttccatagaatttctgaactttgcacgggattttgagccttatatgcgcctatttcaactgttttaaggttcaaaattggttgaatatattactgagagttgaatgccatctattaaatttgcttaaaatgaatatataccagtcaaaattagttttttgtggaaccatactgaaacctcgtttatgtgacgtcacgtctgttgaacaacggcgacgatacgtctcaattgtatgaagaataattatttgacaattaagccaaaactacgagatatattatgtattttattgtttaaaataatactttatgtgttaattaacatatctggttacttgagtaaatattaaaatctgtatttaaggtcgaaagctggattgccaaattcgcgaaaaagatgCCGCATACAGGGCTTgtttgctatatttattgccgcgggcaaagggttaaaatgttgccgtttaccggtaaattgcaatccctacttatacttaatattaaaatctgtatttaaggtcgaaaactcgattgtcaaattcgcgaaaaaggtgccgtgTAGAGGGCTTCtgcgctatatttattgccgcgggcaaatgGCTAAGACTAtgattcgaaattaattttggttacttcacagtgacatctaaaaatatcctgtgctactaatgaaattgaaaaaagtctatAGTTTTCCTcaatttgttatatattcaagaggtagtgtatTTTAGATAAGATCCATCGTTTTCTTTTCCTCTCTGTCCGGTAGGTTTATATCTACTTATTTGACGACATCGATCTGTCCGTCCGTAACTATTTTTACTatgattttatctttaatttataccaggaaggcctgataggtaaccccaatgcgccttcctggccagaaacattgtacatttga
Coding sequences:
- the LOC143911980 gene encoding uncharacterized protein LOC143911980; the protein is MWIYLGPSLHLTKYPGCLWLNYSRKYFQLYNATHITLLIHQVRVSSREQSCNEISSKMAPYNPNYYDSYEDDAQKTVDVVTRIVHQAAQAVTFPTNGIIATDDFGSVNSAIDAISGNGGDSILNTAFGIPTTEIIREIADSNSVDGATTEIIEQITNGNSFEQATTKIIQDITNGNSFEQATTEVIQDITNSNGIVETTDFPTHFEKVTNHYFSFAEVDLKDHDGDSLSNNMPYIILVVVLAVLVAVTVIALVVYQRRKSAAITDKNQKEVGVVGTAFNKTDDKREAQTPQQIMYGEH